In a single window of the Thermus amyloliquefaciens genome:
- a CDS encoding HAMP domain-containing sensor histidine kinase, with amino-acid sequence MSLRARLAYAFFLLAAAVGLLSLLLGYVVFRNLVERDIALDLSEVTGRVLKALELTETGPRLRQGDVFLGTHYAFGFRLSRDGVPILEGGFSPEEGEAWRTAKVPWKEYTLEVYLRVEEYQRALGTYLRASLSLLLPLLLLAALLGSYFASVLSKPLQELAQAVENLSALRFPNPLAPVGERELAQVIHSFNRLVEAVRGALERERLLTRYASHELRSPLAVLRSQVEALKGGLLPLEEVLPHLESALARMERTLEGLLALSRAEGDLEVDLIPLELTSFLRDYLKGQEGVRFQRLPSPEVSAGPGQEEPGLAQELWVLAHPLLLERILDNLLENALRHGAPPMEIGLGAGREEVVLEVRDHGPGVREEALPHLTRPFFREHKGGEGLGLGLALVEQGVKRLGGKLEAENARPGLRIRIRLPRWRGEAADLSR; translated from the coding sequence ATGAGCCTCAGGGCCCGCTTAGCCTATGCCTTCTTCCTCCTGGCCGCCGCCGTGGGCCTCCTTTCCCTCCTCCTGGGGTACGTGGTCTTCCGCAACCTGGTGGAACGGGACATCGCCTTGGACCTCTCGGAGGTGACGGGGCGGGTCCTGAAAGCCTTGGAGCTCACCGAAACAGGCCCCAGGCTCCGGCAGGGGGATGTCTTCCTGGGTACCCACTATGCCTTCGGCTTCCGTCTGTCCCGGGATGGGGTGCCCATCCTGGAGGGGGGTTTTTCCCCCGAGGAAGGGGAGGCCTGGCGCACGGCCAAGGTCCCCTGGAAGGAGTACACCCTGGAGGTCTACCTCCGGGTTGAGGAGTACCAGCGAGCCCTTGGCACCTACCTCAGGGCAAGCCTGAGCCTCCTCTTGCCCCTTCTGCTCCTTGCGGCCCTCCTCGGGTCCTACTTCGCCAGCGTTCTTTCCAAGCCGCTCCAGGAGCTGGCCCAGGCGGTGGAAAACCTCTCTGCCCTGCGCTTTCCCAACCCCCTGGCCCCAGTCGGGGAGCGGGAACTCGCCCAGGTTATCCACAGCTTCAACCGCCTGGTGGAGGCGGTCCGGGGAGCGCTGGAACGGGAAAGGCTCCTCACCCGCTACGCATCCCACGAACTCCGAAGCCCCCTGGCGGTGCTACGGAGCCAGGTGGAGGCGCTCAAGGGAGGCCTTCTCCCCCTGGAAGAGGTCCTCCCCCACCTGGAAAGCGCCCTGGCCCGCATGGAGAGGACCCTCGAGGGGCTTCTGGCCCTCAGCCGGGCAGAGGGGGACCTGGAAGTGGACCTGATCCCCCTGGAGCTTACGAGCTTCCTGAGGGACTATCTAAAGGGTCAGGAGGGAGTGCGGTTTCAGCGCCTTCCCTCCCCCGAAGTCAGCGCGGGACCCGGCCAAGAGGAGCCGGGACTTGCGCAGGAACTCTGGGTCCTGGCTCACCCCCTCTTGCTGGAGCGCATCCTGGACAACCTCTTGGAAAACGCCCTCCGCCACGGGGCACCCCCGATGGAGATCGGGCTTGGCGCTGGGAGGGAGGAGGTGGTGTTGGAGGTCAGGGACCATGGGCCCGGGGTTAGGGAGGAGGCCCTACCCCACCTGACACGGCCCTTTTTCCGGGAGCACAAAGGAGGAGAAGGGCTGGGCCTGGGCTTGGCCTTGGTGGAGCAAGGGGTGAAGCGCCTGGGCGGGAAACTGGAAGCGGAAAACGCCCGCCCGGGCTTACGGATACGCATTAGGCTTCCGAGGTGGCGCGGTGAGGCGGCGGACCTTTCTCGCTAA
- a CDS encoding response regulator transcription factor translates to MRVLVVEDEPGILEPILALLRRERYEGLGARNLEEAWDLLAEGEPDVLILDIMLPEGEDAGFRFAEALRQGGFRGGILFLTARDALQDRIHGLELGGDDYLVKPFHLEELLARVKALARRNADFKGRLLRRGPLEVDLVARRVTLGGKEVALSPKAFALLELLAQNPDRTYSREELLQRLFPGAETDAVLRVYVQKLRQTLAPWVVERVPGGYRLGKP, encoded by the coding sequence ATGAGGGTATTGGTGGTGGAAGACGAACCCGGGATTCTGGAACCCATCCTGGCCCTCCTGCGGCGGGAGCGGTACGAGGGCCTCGGGGCCAGGAACCTGGAGGAAGCCTGGGATCTCCTGGCCGAGGGGGAGCCCGACGTGCTCATCCTGGACATCATGCTGCCCGAGGGGGAGGACGCGGGTTTCCGCTTCGCCGAGGCCCTGCGCCAGGGGGGCTTCCGCGGGGGCATCCTCTTCCTCACCGCCAGGGATGCCCTCCAGGACCGCATCCATGGCCTGGAGCTCGGCGGGGACGACTACCTGGTGAAACCCTTCCACCTGGAGGAGCTCCTGGCACGGGTCAAGGCCCTGGCCCGTAGGAATGCCGATTTCAAGGGGCGCCTCCTGCGGAGGGGTCCTCTGGAGGTGGACCTGGTGGCCAGACGGGTAACCCTGGGCGGAAAGGAGGTGGCCCTCTCCCCCAAGGCCTTTGCCCTGCTGGAGCTTTTGGCGCAAAACCCTGACAGGACCTATAGCCGTGAGGAACTCCTCCAGCGGCTCTTTCCGGGAGCGGAAACGGATGCGGTGCTCCGGGTGTACGTGCAAAAGCTCCGCCAGACCCTTGCTCCTTGGGTGGTGGAACGGGTACCCGGGGGGTACCGGCTGGGAAAACCATGA
- a CDS encoding cytochrome c3 family protein, translated as MKRFWWLLLAGLALAGEGERYLYVRWDAEKGQALLSNGTPLPPGVSLLPGQYVEWEGGRLKPKGQWQPPQDLVRVYTPREASRVVFSHERHFAALGAKGSTCETCHTALDKNKTWKSLAPSPALEAHSPTSLGRFCATCHDGRTRPASLEGGRSPLKDPIFTAFGRRGDAFCSQCHAPKDHGLDFTQGHGDKVEHGGARECAACHRGVYAFPSQEAQQVRAFQKAQLDLIRNPEDEKAFNVVLPANFCAYCHGLDGKAWNRKD; from the coding sequence GTGAAGCGCTTTTGGTGGCTTCTCCTGGCGGGGCTCGCCCTGGCTGGGGAAGGCGAGCGCTACCTTTACGTCCGATGGGACGCGGAGAAGGGCCAGGCCCTCCTTTCCAACGGCACGCCCCTGCCCCCGGGGGTCTCCCTCCTCCCGGGGCAGTACGTGGAGTGGGAAGGGGGGCGGCTTAAGCCCAAAGGGCAGTGGCAACCCCCGCAGGACCTGGTGCGGGTGTACACCCCCCGGGAGGCAAGCCGGGTGGTCTTCAGCCACGAGCGGCACTTCGCGGCCCTAGGGGCCAAGGGGAGCACCTGCGAGACCTGCCACACGGCCTTAGACAAGAACAAGACCTGGAAAAGCCTGGCCCCAAGCCCGGCCCTCGAGGCCCACAGCCCTACCTCGCTGGGACGTTTCTGCGCCACCTGCCACGACGGCAGGACCCGCCCCGCCTCCTTGGAGGGAGGCCGAAGCCCCCTAAAAGACCCCATTTTTACCGCCTTTGGGCGGAGGGGGGACGCCTTCTGCTCGCAGTGCCACGCCCCCAAGGACCATGGGCTAGACTTTACCCAGGGCCATGGGGACAAGGTGGAACATGGCGGCGCCAGGGAGTGCGCCGCCTGCCACCGGGGGGTGTACGCCTTCCCTTCTCAGGAGGCCCAGCAGGTGCGGGCCTTCCAGAAGGCCCAGCTGGACCTCATCCGCAACCCCGAGGACGAAAAGGCCTTTAATGTGGTCCTCCCCGCCAACTTCTGCGCCTACTGCCACGGGCTGGACGGAAAGGCTTGGAATAGGAAAGACTGA
- a CDS encoding YceI family protein produces MRWLTLLFTLGWALAAGYQVQGEAVYEARAPLGAFQGVNPTLRGKVVFDLTTGQLQGRVCLDLTAWDSKEPLRDRHTRDMFQVDRYREACLEITGYDAQKGLVLGTLSLHGVERKVAWPLRYELEEGGKRARFAGEFELLLSDFGLKAPSFMGMRVQDRVVVRVKGQGVAQ; encoded by the coding sequence ATGCGCTGGTTGACGCTCCTTTTCACCCTGGGATGGGCCTTGGCCGCGGGATACCAGGTGCAAGGGGAAGCCGTGTACGAAGCCCGTGCCCCCCTCGGAGCCTTCCAAGGGGTCAATCCCACCCTGAGGGGGAAGGTGGTCTTTGACCTCACCACGGGCCAGCTCCAGGGAAGGGTGTGCCTGGACCTCACCGCCTGGGACTCCAAGGAGCCCCTGCGGGACCGGCACACCCGCGACATGTTCCAGGTGGACCGCTACCGGGAAGCCTGTCTGGAGATCACCGGCTACGATGCGCAGAAGGGGCTGGTGCTGGGCACCCTGAGCCTGCACGGGGTGGAAAGAAAGGTGGCCTGGCCCCTCCGCTACGAGCTGGAGGAGGGAGGGAAACGGGCCCGCTTTGCTGGGGAGTTTGAGCTCCTGCTGAGCGACTTCGGGCTCAAGGCCCCAAGCTTCATGGGGATGCGGGTCCAGGACCGGGTGGTGGTGCGGGTCAAGGGCCAGGGGGTGGCCCAGTGA
- a CDS encoding DUF5666 domain-containing protein has product MGKRLILFWSMVLLAACQLGPQAGQEYQAVGVLGGTPERPTLMGKALDTSGASLTKEGEAFTGTLLPGMVVQVSGQDLGSTVRVASLDVRVELKGPITALDPMAGTLEVLGQGVQTDANTRIYEKAGGVYRTLLLSDLRVGDVVEVHGTATASGVLASYIERYPAATQGVELEGQATGLDPAAMTFLLNGYVVDYSGARVTGTPKEGAWVEVKGILSGTTIQASKVEFKTSGHNGYGASRRLELEGPIQALDETAKTFQLLGYLVDYRGATVVGTLSEGVYVEAKGQLDPANPSLLHAQLVKVKYPGSRPPKAEAKGQVTAIDPAAYTFELGSLRFYVDSRTVLKRDDPDGPIAFADIRVGDHAEVRYDPSTLDADGRFYAVKVEIKGTGGENGTSEWEGPASAVDRTAYTFQLLGYLVTTSPTTRFEAQDRYLSQGEFFSLLQEGDRVEVKGTLSGGVISAEKVELKRR; this is encoded by the coding sequence ATGGGCAAGAGGCTCATCCTTTTCTGGAGCATGGTTCTCCTCGCCGCATGCCAGCTCGGGCCCCAGGCGGGGCAGGAGTACCAGGCCGTGGGGGTGCTGGGGGGCACGCCGGAGCGGCCCACCCTGATGGGTAAGGCCCTGGATACCTCCGGGGCCAGCCTGACCAAGGAAGGGGAGGCCTTCACTGGAACCCTGCTCCCTGGCATGGTGGTCCAGGTGTCCGGCCAGGACCTGGGCTCCACGGTGCGCGTAGCCAGCCTGGACGTTCGTGTGGAGCTAAAGGGTCCCATCACCGCCCTGGACCCGATGGCCGGGACCCTCGAGGTCCTAGGGCAAGGGGTACAGACCGACGCCAACACCCGGATCTACGAGAAGGCAGGGGGTGTGTACCGCACCCTGTTGCTCAGCGACCTAAGGGTGGGGGACGTGGTGGAGGTGCACGGAACGGCCACGGCCTCCGGCGTCCTGGCCTCCTACATTGAGCGCTACCCCGCCGCTACCCAGGGGGTGGAGCTGGAAGGCCAGGCCACCGGGCTGGACCCTGCGGCCATGACCTTCCTCCTGAACGGGTACGTGGTGGACTACTCCGGAGCCCGCGTGACGGGCACACCTAAAGAAGGCGCATGGGTAGAGGTCAAGGGCATTCTCTCCGGAACCACCATCCAAGCCAGCAAGGTGGAGTTTAAGACCTCGGGGCATAACGGATACGGGGCCTCGAGGCGCCTGGAGCTGGAAGGCCCCATCCAGGCCCTGGACGAGACGGCCAAGACCTTCCAGCTTCTTGGGTACCTGGTGGACTACCGTGGGGCCACCGTGGTGGGCACCCTCTCCGAGGGTGTCTACGTGGAGGCGAAGGGGCAGCTGGATCCCGCCAATCCCAGCCTTCTCCACGCCCAGTTGGTGAAGGTGAAATACCCCGGCTCCCGTCCCCCCAAGGCCGAGGCAAAGGGGCAGGTCACCGCCATTGACCCCGCGGCCTACACCTTTGAGCTGGGCTCCCTCCGCTTCTATGTGGACAGCCGCACGGTCCTCAAGCGGGACGACCCTGACGGACCCATCGCCTTTGCGGATATAAGGGTGGGCGACCACGCCGAGGTCCGCTACGACCCCTCCACCCTTGACGCCGATGGCCGCTTCTATGCGGTGAAGGTGGAGATCAAAGGCACCGGCGGGGAAAATGGAACTTCTGAGTGGGAAGGCCCGGCTTCGGCGGTGGACCGCACCGCTTATACCTTCCAGCTCCTGGGTTATCTGGTGACCACAAGCCCCACCACCCGCTTTGAAGCCCAGGACCGCTACCTGAGCCAAGGGGAGTTCTTCTCCCTCCTGCAGGAGGGGGACCGCGTGGAGGTCAAGGGTACCCTGTCTGGGGGGGTGATCTCCGCAGAAAAAGTGGAGCTCAAGCGGCGCTAG
- a CDS encoding HAMP domain-containing sensor histidine kinase — MSLTARLALAMALVALLVAGLSGFLAYRAASSHLERAMALGLGPAAPAPRLGLRERRILQELRGAVAVSSGAALLMGLGAGLLLALGLVRPVRELAQTAEAYRRGDRTRRAQVQGQDEVAGLAQSFNQLLDELARKEAEEKRLLADIAHDLRTPLTVLQGDLEALEDGLLPCTPEHLRRLQEEVRLLGRLVEDLRLLTLAESGGLRLTPERLDAQSLVRGVLEAHAAKAAAKGVDLQLRGKAPPLLADREALQRVLHNLLDNAIRHTPAGGRVEVSLEEEGSGVRLAVWDTGPGLKPGEEERVFQRFYRGDPARGRGGSGLGLSIAKSLVEAMGGRIQAGNHPEGGALFVLWLPRGDDVYAPFTPGG, encoded by the coding sequence ATGAGCCTCACCGCCCGCCTTGCCTTGGCCATGGCCCTGGTAGCCCTTTTGGTGGCGGGGCTCTCCGGGTTCCTGGCCTACCGGGCCGCCTCCAGCCACCTAGAACGGGCCATGGCCCTGGGGCTGGGTCCAGCCGCTCCTGCCCCCCGGCTGGGCCTCCGGGAACGCCGCATCCTGCAGGAGCTACGCGGAGCTGTGGCGGTATCCTCCGGCGCCGCCCTGCTTATGGGCCTAGGGGCCGGGCTCCTCCTGGCCTTGGGGCTGGTGCGTCCCGTGCGAGAGCTTGCCCAAACCGCTGAGGCCTACCGCCGGGGGGACCGCACCCGCCGGGCCCAGGTGCAGGGGCAAGACGAGGTGGCAGGGCTGGCCCAAAGCTTTAACCAGCTTTTGGATGAGCTTGCCCGGAAGGAGGCAGAGGAAAAGCGGCTCCTCGCCGACATCGCCCACGACCTGCGTACCCCCCTCACCGTGCTCCAGGGAGACCTCGAGGCCCTGGAGGACGGCCTCCTCCCCTGCACCCCGGAGCACCTCCGCCGCCTTCAGGAGGAGGTACGGCTCCTGGGGCGGTTGGTGGAGGACCTGCGCCTCCTCACCCTGGCGGAAAGCGGTGGCCTGCGGCTTACCCCCGAGCGCCTGGACGCCCAGAGCCTGGTGCGAGGGGTTCTGGAGGCCCATGCCGCCAAAGCCGCGGCCAAGGGGGTGGACCTCCAGCTCCGCGGCAAAGCCCCTCCCCTGCTTGCGGACCGGGAAGCCCTCCAGCGGGTGCTCCACAACCTCCTGGACAACGCTATCCGGCACACCCCGGCAGGGGGACGGGTGGAGGTGTCCTTGGAGGAGGAGGGGTCAGGGGTGCGCCTAGCGGTGTGGGACACCGGACCCGGCCTGAAACCGGGGGAGGAAGAAAGGGTCTTCCAGCGTTTTTACCGGGGCGACCCCGCCCGCGGCCGCGGCGGCAGCGGGCTTGGCCTTTCCATCGCCAAGAGCCTGGTGGAAGCCATGGGGGGCCGCATCCAGGCGGGCAACCACCCCGAGGGCGGAGCCTTGTTTGTCCTCTGGCTTCCCCGGGGGGACGATGTTTACGCCCCGTTTACGCCGGGAGGGTAG
- a CDS encoding response regulator transcription factor: protein MPGELVLVVEDEPQIADTLERYLRANGFRTERAGDGERALELWRRARPDLILLDLMLPKLEGLEVLKRIRQADKTPIIVLTAKAEEVDRLLGLELGADDYVVKPFSPREVVARVKAVLRRAQGLVRPPSHVRAGPLEVDMEALRARCGGKELSLTPFQVRLLYLLVAQAGRAVTREELLAGLGSEADERTVDAHVKNLRARLGPCAGLLETVRGYGYRLKEDA, encoded by the coding sequence ATGCCGGGGGAGCTGGTGTTGGTGGTGGAGGACGAACCCCAGATTGCGGACACCCTAGAGCGCTACCTTCGGGCCAACGGTTTCCGCACGGAGCGGGCAGGGGACGGGGAAAGGGCCCTGGAGCTCTGGCGGAGGGCGCGCCCCGACTTGATCCTTTTGGACCTTATGCTCCCCAAGCTGGAGGGCCTCGAGGTCCTGAAGCGCATTCGCCAGGCGGACAAAACCCCCATCATCGTCCTCACCGCCAAGGCGGAGGAGGTGGACCGGCTTCTGGGGCTGGAGCTGGGGGCGGACGACTACGTGGTGAAGCCCTTCAGCCCCCGGGAGGTGGTGGCCCGGGTGAAGGCGGTGCTGAGGCGGGCCCAAGGCCTGGTGCGCCCTCCAAGCCACGTGCGGGCCGGTCCCTTGGAGGTGGACATGGAAGCCCTGCGCGCCCGCTGCGGGGGAAAGGAACTTTCCCTCACCCCCTTTCAGGTGCGCCTTCTCTACCTGCTGGTGGCGCAGGCGGGAAGGGCCGTGACCCGGGAAGAGCTCCTGGCAGGGCTCGGGAGCGAAGCCGATGAGCGCACCGTGGACGCCCACGTGAAAAACCTCCGGGCCCGCTTGGGCCCCTGCGCCGGGCTTTTGGAAACCGTACGCGGCTACGGCTACCGCCTGAAGGAGGACGCATGA
- a CDS encoding gamma-glutamyl-gamma-aminobutyrate hydrolase family protein, producing MRLIGIATQYRQSEGLMSRRFWGLLEFYLEALATQGLAHVLLPPQEPEALERILPHLDGLLLPGGGDVDPARYGEEPHPRLGEVSPERDAHEIFLARYAAERGLPILGVCRGVQVMNVALGGTLYQDLEAQGFKEVQHYQKSPPPALAHTARQVAASPLSRLFPQAFRVNSYHHQGLKDLGKGLKPVAVAPDGLVEAVVLEGHPLFLGVQWHPELLREHWDLFALLKG from the coding sequence ATGCGCCTCATCGGCATCGCCACCCAGTACCGCCAAAGCGAGGGCCTCATGAGCCGGAGGTTTTGGGGCCTATTGGAGTTCTACCTGGAGGCCCTTGCCACCCAGGGGTTGGCCCACGTCCTCCTGCCCCCGCAGGAGCCAGAGGCCCTGGAGCGCATCCTCCCGCATCTGGACGGCCTTCTCCTTCCTGGGGGTGGGGATGTGGACCCCGCCCGCTACGGGGAGGAGCCCCACCCACGCTTGGGAGAAGTGAGCCCGGAAAGGGATGCCCACGAGATTTTCCTGGCCCGCTACGCCGCGGAGCGGGGCCTCCCTATCCTCGGGGTTTGCCGAGGTGTTCAGGTGATGAACGTGGCGCTGGGGGGGACGCTTTACCAGGACCTCGAGGCCCAAGGTTTCAAGGAAGTCCAGCACTACCAGAAAAGCCCCCCACCCGCCCTTGCCCACACCGCGCGTCAGGTGGCGGCAAGTCCCCTCTCCCGGCTCTTTCCCCAGGCCTTCCGCGTCAACTCCTACCACCACCAGGGGCTGAAGGACTTGGGCAAAGGCCTGAAACCCGTGGCGGTGGCCCCCGATGGCCTGGTGGAGGCGGTGGTCCTGGAGGGCCATCCCCTCTTCCTGGGCGTGCAGTGGCACCCGGAGCTCCTTAGGGAACACTGGGATCTTTTCGCCCTCCTCAAGGGTTAA
- a CDS encoding type II toxin-antitoxin system Phd/YefM family antitoxin — translation MGKTWQLQEAKARFSELVEEALRSGPQVVTRRGKRAVVVLSWEVYARLAGEEISLLEALRPQEPLPNEEVEALFPGTREGIAFRKVEL, via the coding sequence GTGGGCAAGACCTGGCAGCTGCAAGAGGCCAAGGCCCGCTTCTCCGAGCTGGTGGAGGAGGCCCTCCGCTCCGGTCCCCAGGTGGTGACCCGCCGGGGCAAAAGGGCGGTGGTGGTCCTCTCCTGGGAGGTCTACGCCCGCCTGGCGGGAGAGGAGATCAGCCTTCTGGAGGCCCTCCGCCCCCAAGAGCCCCTCCCCAACGAGGAGGTGGAAGCCCTCTTTCCTGGGACAAGGGAGGGAATAGCCTTCAGGAAGGTGGAGCTTTGA
- a CDS encoding type II toxin-antitoxin system VapC family toxin produces MSYLLDTNVVSEAAKRDPHPKVAAWLEAVPLGEAYLSALTLGELAQGVVRAPLERRPRLEAWLEGLKRRFAGRILPLDAGVMEVWGELTGRAMAEGRSLSPLDAMLAATALRHGLVLVTRNLRRFEGVPVRVFSPWEEADG; encoded by the coding sequence TTGAGCTACCTCTTGGATACCAACGTGGTCTCCGAGGCGGCCAAGCGGGATCCCCACCCCAAGGTGGCGGCTTGGCTGGAGGCTGTACCCCTGGGGGAAGCCTACCTCTCCGCCCTGACCCTGGGGGAGTTGGCACAGGGGGTGGTGCGGGCTCCTTTGGAGCGGCGCCCACGGTTGGAGGCCTGGCTGGAGGGGCTCAAGCGCCGCTTCGCGGGGCGGATCCTCCCCCTGGACGCGGGGGTGATGGAGGTCTGGGGGGAGCTCACCGGGCGGGCCATGGCAGAGGGAAGGAGCCTCTCCCCCCTGGACGCCATGTTGGCGGCTACGGCCTTGCGGCACGGGTTGGTGCTGGTCACCCGCAACCTGAGGCGTTTTGAGGGGGTACCGGTGCGGGTGTTTAGCCCGTGGGAGGAAGCCGATGGCTGA